The following are encoded in a window of Dysidea avara chromosome 4, odDysAvar1.4, whole genome shotgun sequence genomic DNA:
- the LOC136252643 gene encoding serine--tRNA ligase, cytoplasmic-like, which yields MYPSRITINLRCILRCAVPRRHMVLDLELFRADKGGDPDKIRENQRKRFKDVTYVDKVVEADTKWRKLRFQADNWNKLRRICSKEIGVRMKNKEPVGDDDTVPSEIVDKLESLTADDLKGLTVTQIKKVVLMIEAADEKCTEERKQTEATRIQNLAMIGNLLHPSVPISNDEDTGNKEERTWGDCVTKRQYSHIDLIHMVDGVDTQRATVTAGNRCYYLKGPMVFLELALIQHALRMLHDRKYTPLYTPYFMRKEVMQEVAQLSQFDEELYKVVGKGSEIKEDNTVEEKYLIATSEQSIAAYHRNEWLQPSDLPLRYAGFSTCFRQEVGSHGRDTRGIFRVHQFEKVEQFCITSPRGDESWRMFDEMIATAEEFCQSLGIPYHIVNIVSGELNNAAAKKLDLEAWFPGSGAFRELVSCSNCTDYQSRRLLIRFGQKKMNEQVEFVHMLNATMCATTRVICAILENYQTDEGVTVPDVLRQYMPAQYNQLIKFVKPAPIEEPVSKKQQKQAGQAKKTL from the exons ATGTATCCCTCTCGAATTACCATCAATCTTCGCTGCATTCTTCGTTGTGCGGTTCCACGAAGACACATGGTACTGGATTTAGAACTATTCCGCGCTGACAAGGGCGGCGATCCGGATAAGATCAGGGAAAATCAGCGCAAGAGGTTTAAAGATGTGACTTATGTGGATAAAGTTGTCGAGGCAGATACTAAGTGGAGAAAAC TGAGGTTCCAAGCGGACAACTGGAACAAGCTACGAAGAATATGCAGTAAAGAGATCGGGGTCAGGATGAAG AACAAGGAACCAGTTGGAGATGATGACACTGTCCCTAGTGAGATAGTTGATAAGTTGGAGTCCTTAACAGCAGATGATTTGAAG GGGTTGACAGTGACCCAGATAAAGAAGGTGGTGTTAATGATAGAAGCAGCTGATGAGAAGTGTACTGAGGAGCGTAAACAaactgaagccacaagaatacAAAACTTAGCAATGATCGGTAATCTGCTACACCCCAGTGTACCCATATCAAATGATGag GACACAGGTAACAAAGAGGAACGCACATGGGGAGACTGTGTTACCAAGCGACAATACTCACATATTGACCTCATTCATATGGTCGATGGGGTGGATACTCAACGAGCCACTGTTACCGCTGGCAACCGATGTTATTACCTCAAGG GTCCGATGGTGTTCCTGGAGTTAGCACTGATCCAACATGCTCTGAGGATGTTACATGACCGCAAGTACACGCCCCTGTACACGCCCTACTTCATGAGGAAGGAAGTGATGCAGGAAGTAGCTCAGTTGAGCCAGTTTGACGAGGAGCTTTACAAG GTGGTCGGCAAGGGTAGTGAGATCAAAGAAGACAATACTGTTGAGGAGAAGTATCTCATAGCAACCAGTGAGCAGAGCATCGCTGCTTATCATCGTAATGAGTGGCTACAACCCTCTGATCTGCCACTGCGTTATGCTGGCTTCTCTACTTGCTTCAGACAGGAAGTGGGATCACATGGGCGAGACACTAGGGGAATTTTCCGTGTTCACCAGTTTGAAAAG GTGGAACAGTTTTGTATCACCAGTCCCCGTGGTGACGAGTCATGGCGTATGTTTGATGAGATGATAGCTACAGCTGAGGAGTTCTGCCAGTCACTAGGGATACCCTATCATATTGTTAACATAGTGTCTGGGGAACTAAACAATGCTGCAGCTAAGAAACTAGACTTGGAGGCGTGGTTTCCCGGATCAGGAGCCTTCAGGGAATTAGTATCCTGTTCTAATTGTACCGATTATCAGTCGCGACGACTACTAATCAGGTTTGGTCAGAAGAAGATGAATGAGCAA GTAGAGTTTGTGCACATGTTAAACGCCACAATGTGTGCTACAACAAGAGTGATTTGTGCTATACTAGAGAACTACCAGACTGATGAGGGAGTGACCGTACCTGATGTGCTCCGGCAGTACATGCCAGCCCAGTATAACCAGTTAATCAAGTTTGTCAAGCCTGCTCCGATTGAGGAGCCAGTCTCTAAGAAGCAGCAAAAACAAGCTGGACAGGCCAAGAAGACATTATAA